A single genomic interval of Gossypium raimondii isolate GPD5lz chromosome 11, ASM2569854v1, whole genome shotgun sequence harbors:
- the LOC105801928 gene encoding ubiquitin-conjugating enzyme E2-17 kDa: protein MASKRILKELKDLQKDPPTSCSAGPVAEDMFHWQATIMGPPDSPYAGGVFLVTIHFPPDYPFKPPKVAFRTKVFHPNINSNGSICLDILKEQWSPALTISKVLLSICSLLTDPNPDDPLVPEIAHMYKTDRAKYETTARSWTQKYAMG from the exons ATGGCTTCAAAGCGGATCTTGAAGGAGCTCAAGGATCTACAGAAAGATCCTCCTACCTCTTGCAGTGCAG GCCCTGTTGCTGAAGACATGTTTCATTGGCAAGCGACTATTATGGGTCCACCTGACAGTCCATATGCCGGTGGAGTGTTTCTAGTCACCATTCATTTCCCTCCGGACTATCCATTTAAGCCACCCAAG GTTGCATTCAGGACAAAGGTCTTTCACCCTAATATTAACAGCAATGGCAGCATTTGCCTCGATATTTTGAAGGAGCAGTGGAGCCCTGCCCTCACCATATCCAAG GTATTGCTCTCAATCTGCTCACTTTTGACGGACCCAAATCCCGATGATCCCTTGGTGCCAGAGATTGCCCACATGTACAAGACCGACAGGGCTAAGTACGAGACAACTGCTCGGAGCTGGACCCAGAAGTATGCTATGGGTTAG
- the LOC105801927 gene encoding BTB/POZ domain-containing protein POB1 isoform X1, with the protein MRVLKVPDLFDLSTIMVSDFSPGGAFGSDTTEPDFGFAFNDSNFSDRVLRIEIMPDSPETKSDGDCCSSIADWARNRKRRREDFKKEIDVVQRQEQVLNCNVPDTVDGLTYENRDDDAVAMIEGSPSDVGLNCNQIGNDTAYDNYSSLNKDHLTVLRVNIIHISSPILAAKSPFFYKLFSNGMTESEQQYVTLPVHASEEAALLDLLNFMYSNTLSTTTPTALLDVLMVADKFEVASCMRYCSRLLRNLPMTCESALLYLDLPSTVLMADAVQPLADAAKQFLAAKYKDVTKFQDEVLNLPLAGIEAVFSSDDLQVASEDAVYDFLLKWARTHYPKLEERRRVFATRLGRLIRFPHMTCRKLKKVLTCNDFDAEIAPKVVLEALFFKAETPHKQRALASEEANAPYRHFLERAYKYRPVKVVEFEKPRQQCVVYLDLKREECAHLFPGGKVYSQAFHLGGQGFFFSAHCHMDQQSSFHCFGLFLGMQEKGPVTFAVDYEFAARSKPTEDYISKYKGNYTFTGGKAVGYRNLFGIPWTTFMADDSNYFINGVLHLRAELTVRQ; encoded by the exons ATGAGAGTGCTTAAAGTTCCTGATCTTTTCGATCTATCAACGATTATGGTCTCCGACTTTTCACCCGGCGGAGCTTTCGGTTCAGATACCACTGAACCGGACTTCGGTTTTGCTTTTAACGACAGTAACTTTTCCGATCGGGTATTGAGGATTGAGATCATGCCGGATTCGCCGGAGACGAAATCCGACGGTGACTGTTGTTCTTCCATCGCTGACTGGGCACGTAATAGGAAGAGACGAAGGGAAGATTTCAAGAAAGAAATTG ATGTCGTGCAACGTCAGGAGCAAGTCTTGAATTGTAACGTGCCGGACACTGTGGATGGGTTAACATATGAAAATCGAGATGATGATGCTGTGGCAATGATTGAAGGCTCGCCTTCTGATGTTGGATTGAACTGCAATCAAATTG GGAATGATACGGCTTATGACAATTATTCATCTTTGAATAAGGATCATTTGACAGTTCTAAGAGTTAATATCATTCATATAAGTTCTCCAATTTTAGCAGCTAAAAGTCCATTCTTTTATAAG TTGTTTTCAAATGGAATGACAGAGTCAGAGCAGCAATATGTAACCCTCCCGGTACATGCTTCTG AAGAAGCAGCTCTCCTGGACCTCCTTAATTTTATGTATAGCAACACCCTATCAACTACCACTCCTACTGCCTTGCTAGATGTGTTGATGGTGGCTGACAAATTCGAGGTTGCATCATGCATGAGATATTGTAGTCGATTGTTACGAAACCTTCCTATGACCTGTGAGTCTGCCTTACTGTATTTGGATCTTCCTTCTACTGTTTTAATGGCAGATGCTGTTCAGCCACTGGCAGATGCAGCAAAGCAATTTCTTGCTGCAAAATACAAGGATGTAACCAA GTTCCAGGATGAGGTTCTCAACTTGCCTCTTGCTGGTATAGAGGCAGTTTTTTCCAGTGATGATCTCCAGGTAGCTTCAGAGGATGCTGTTTATGACTTTTTGCTGAAATGGGCTCGGACTCATTACCCAAAACTGGAGGAAAGGCGTAGAGTTTTCGCTACACGCCTTGGCCGACTAATCCGTTTTCCGCATATGACTTGCAGAAAGCTTAAAAAAGTTTTAACCTGCAATGACTTTGATGCAGAAATTGCACCCAAGGTTGTGCTCGAAGCCCTCTTTTTCAAGGCTGAGACACCACACAAACAGCGTGCTCTTGCATCAGAGGAGGCGAATGCCCCTTATCGCCACTTTCTTGAACGGGCTTACAAGTACCGCCCTGTCAAGGTTGTAGAGTTTGAAAAGCCAAGACAACAGTGCGTTGTGTACCTGGACCTGAAGCGCGAGGAATGCGCGCATCTGTTTCCAGGTGGTAAAGTTTATTCACAAGCATTCCATCTCGGTGGACAAGGGTTTTTCTTCTCCGCACATTGCCATATGGACCAGCAAAGCTCATTCCACTGCTTTGGGCTATTTTTGGGAATGCAAGAGAAGGGACCCGTCACTTTTGCCGTGGACTATGAGTTTGCAGCGAGGTCAAAACCAACCGAGGATTACATAAGTAAGTATAAAGGTAACTACACATTCACAGGTGGAAAGGCCGTTGGCTATCGTAACCTGTTTGGTATACCATGGACGACATTCATGGCCGATGATAGTAATTACTTTATAAATGGTGTCCTCCATCTCAGGGCTGAACTAACTGTTAGACAATGA
- the LOC105801927 gene encoding BTB/POZ domain-containing protein POB1 isoform X2 — translation MRVLKVPDLFDLSTIMVSDFSPGGAFGSDTTEPDFGFAFNDSNFSDRVLRIEIMPDSPETKSDGDCCSSIADWARNRKRRREDFKKEIDVVQRQEQVLNCNVPDTVDGLTYENRDDDAVAMIEGSPSDVGLNCNQIEEAALLDLLNFMYSNTLSTTTPTALLDVLMVADKFEVASCMRYCSRLLRNLPMTCESALLYLDLPSTVLMADAVQPLADAAKQFLAAKYKDVTKFQDEVLNLPLAGIEAVFSSDDLQVASEDAVYDFLLKWARTHYPKLEERRRVFATRLGRLIRFPHMTCRKLKKVLTCNDFDAEIAPKVVLEALFFKAETPHKQRALASEEANAPYRHFLERAYKYRPVKVVEFEKPRQQCVVYLDLKREECAHLFPGGKVYSQAFHLGGQGFFFSAHCHMDQQSSFHCFGLFLGMQEKGPVTFAVDYEFAARSKPTEDYISKYKGNYTFTGGKAVGYRNLFGIPWTTFMADDSNYFINGVLHLRAELTVRQ, via the exons ATGAGAGTGCTTAAAGTTCCTGATCTTTTCGATCTATCAACGATTATGGTCTCCGACTTTTCACCCGGCGGAGCTTTCGGTTCAGATACCACTGAACCGGACTTCGGTTTTGCTTTTAACGACAGTAACTTTTCCGATCGGGTATTGAGGATTGAGATCATGCCGGATTCGCCGGAGACGAAATCCGACGGTGACTGTTGTTCTTCCATCGCTGACTGGGCACGTAATAGGAAGAGACGAAGGGAAGATTTCAAGAAAGAAATTG ATGTCGTGCAACGTCAGGAGCAAGTCTTGAATTGTAACGTGCCGGACACTGTGGATGGGTTAACATATGAAAATCGAGATGATGATGCTGTGGCAATGATTGAAGGCTCGCCTTCTGATGTTGGATTGAACTGCAATCAAATTG AAGAAGCAGCTCTCCTGGACCTCCTTAATTTTATGTATAGCAACACCCTATCAACTACCACTCCTACTGCCTTGCTAGATGTGTTGATGGTGGCTGACAAATTCGAGGTTGCATCATGCATGAGATATTGTAGTCGATTGTTACGAAACCTTCCTATGACCTGTGAGTCTGCCTTACTGTATTTGGATCTTCCTTCTACTGTTTTAATGGCAGATGCTGTTCAGCCACTGGCAGATGCAGCAAAGCAATTTCTTGCTGCAAAATACAAGGATGTAACCAA GTTCCAGGATGAGGTTCTCAACTTGCCTCTTGCTGGTATAGAGGCAGTTTTTTCCAGTGATGATCTCCAGGTAGCTTCAGAGGATGCTGTTTATGACTTTTTGCTGAAATGGGCTCGGACTCATTACCCAAAACTGGAGGAAAGGCGTAGAGTTTTCGCTACACGCCTTGGCCGACTAATCCGTTTTCCGCATATGACTTGCAGAAAGCTTAAAAAAGTTTTAACCTGCAATGACTTTGATGCAGAAATTGCACCCAAGGTTGTGCTCGAAGCCCTCTTTTTCAAGGCTGAGACACCACACAAACAGCGTGCTCTTGCATCAGAGGAGGCGAATGCCCCTTATCGCCACTTTCTTGAACGGGCTTACAAGTACCGCCCTGTCAAGGTTGTAGAGTTTGAAAAGCCAAGACAACAGTGCGTTGTGTACCTGGACCTGAAGCGCGAGGAATGCGCGCATCTGTTTCCAGGTGGTAAAGTTTATTCACAAGCATTCCATCTCGGTGGACAAGGGTTTTTCTTCTCCGCACATTGCCATATGGACCAGCAAAGCTCATTCCACTGCTTTGGGCTATTTTTGGGAATGCAAGAGAAGGGACCCGTCACTTTTGCCGTGGACTATGAGTTTGCAGCGAGGTCAAAACCAACCGAGGATTACATAAGTAAGTATAAAGGTAACTACACATTCACAGGTGGAAAGGCCGTTGGCTATCGTAACCTGTTTGGTATACCATGGACGACATTCATGGCCGATGATAGTAATTACTTTATAAATGGTGTCCTCCATCTCAGGGCTGAACTAACTGTTAGACAATGA
- the LOC105801925 gene encoding calcium-dependent protein kinase 1 gives MGNCNRPPIVSNRFRAEPDPGGTHHNDDNVKPVPGYSPPPKTHYYHSSTIASKNRLATPNTPPIGRVFGRPMEDVRSTYVVGRELGRGQFGVTYLVTHKETKQHFACKSISRRKLLTRDDIEDVRREVQIMYHLTGHRNIVELETACEDRRSVNLIMELCAGGELLDRILAKGHYSEKEAANLCRQIVTVVHNCHSMGVMHRDLKPENFLFLSKDEDSPLKATDFGLSTFFKPGEVFKDFVGTAFYMAPEVLHWRYGPEADIWSAGVILYVLLSGSPPFYGETEKSIFKSILQGNINFLSDPWPSVSDSAKDLLSKMLRQDPKERLSASEVLNHLWMREDGDASDKPLDVAVLTRMKQFRAMNKFKKVALKVIAENLSEEEIVGLKEMFKLMDTDNSRTITYDELKAGLCKLGTNVSESEVRLLMEATDIDGNGTIDYVEFITATMHMNRMEKEKRLYTAFQHFDKDNSGYITMEELKQALQKYNTRDEKTINEILAEVDIDKDGRINYDEFVAMMRKGNPELVGNRLHT, from the exons ATGGGTAACTGTAACCGTCCTCCCATCGTCAGTAACCGGTTCCGAGCAGAACCCGACCCAGGCGGTACGCATCATAATGACGACAACGTTAAACCTGTTCCCGGCTATTCACCGCCTCCCAAAACCCATTACTACCATTCTTCAACCATTGCCTCCAAAAACCGCCTCGCCACCCCCAACACTCCACCCATCGGTCGTGTGTTCGGCCGTCCCATGGAGGACGTCCGGTCAACTTACGTCGTCGGCCGTGAACTCGGCCGTGGTCAGTTTGGCGTTACCTACTTGGTAACtcataaggaaacaaaacaGCATTTCGCTTGTAAATCTATCTCCAGGCGTAAGCTTCTCACCCGTGATGATATCGAAGACGTCCGCCGTGAAGTTCAGATCATGTATCATCTCACCGGCCACAG gaATATTGTTGAGCTAGAAACAGCTTGCGAGGATCGGCGCTCGGTGAATCTGATTATGGAACTGTGTGCTGGAGGGGAGTTGCTTGATCGGATTTTAGCCAAAGGTCATTATTCAGAAAAGGAAGCGGCTAATTTGTGTAGGCAAATCGTGACGGTGGTTCATAATTGTCATTCAATGGGGGTAATGCACAGGGACTTGAAGCCTGAAAATTTCTTGTTCTTGAGTAAAGACGAGGATTCTCCATTGAAAGCTACGGATTTTGGGCTCTCTACATTTTTTAAGCCAG GAGAGGTTTTTAAGGATTTTGTTGGAACTGCTTTTTATATGGCTCCGGAAGTATTGCACTGGCGATATGGACCTGAAGCCGATATTTGGAGTGCTGGGGTGATTCTTTACGTTCTCCTTAGTGGGTCTCCACCATTCTATGGAG AAACTGAAAAGAGTATCTTCAAGTCTATTCTTCAGGGAAATATCAATTTCTTATCAGATCCATGGCCTTCTGTTTCCGACAGTGCCAAAGATCTCTTGTCGAAGATGCTACGACAAGATCCCAAGGAACGGCTTTCAGCATCTGAAGTCTTGA ATCATCTGTGGATGCGGGAAGATGGTGATGCATCTGATAAGCCTCTCGATGTTGCTGTTTTAACTAGAATGAAGCAATTCAGGGCAATGaacaaattcaaaaaagttGCTCTAAAG GTAATTGCGGAAAATCTATCGGAAGAAGAAATCGTAGGTTTGAAGGAGATGTTCAAATTGATGGACACTGATAACAGTCGAACAATCACCTACGATGAGTTAAAAGCTGGCCTTTGTAAACTCGGTACTAATGTTTCCGAGTCTGAAGTGAGGCTGCTAATGGAAGCG ACCGACATTGACGGAAATGGAACGATTGATTACGTGGAGTTTATAACAGCTACCATGCACATGAATcgaatggaaaaggaaaaacgTTTATACACTGCCTTCCAACACTTCGACAAGGACAACAGCGG GTACATAACAATGGAAGAGCTCAAACAGGCCCTTCAAAAGTATAACACGAGAGATGAAAAAACAATAAACGAGATCCTTGCTGAAGTTGACATTGATAAG GATGGAAGAATTAACTACGATGAGTTCGTTGCCATGATGAGAAAAGGCAATCCGGAGTTGGTTGGAAACCGGCTACACACTTAA